A stretch of the Papaver somniferum cultivar HN1 chromosome 6, ASM357369v1, whole genome shotgun sequence genome encodes the following:
- the LOC113288023 gene encoding endoribonuclease Dicer homolog 4-like: MRVMEEEQPEEGKNSVEEEENSKSTPIFMYKEEIEEILGYKFVNKTLLEEAFTHPSFFDPRVSIQPCINYERLEFVGAAVLDLVIAKEMFILYPRFSPGKLSRLRAANVDMERLARVAIKFGLHRYIRYKKTFRIDEQIREFSEATVEYPVNSNGLIYVPRFLAHVVEAIFGAVFIDCNSSMDITSSFLTVRKIIKDLLEPLVSPETIEEHPMTELQEFCQKNKLKLKIVKDLKIKENKKVSVLVNDTLIGIGTHGGKQEIAQNRAARSAIDNLRSNNTFSFVFKPFEKRVGFLNQEEEPDLEEEEEEEDHENHLPDIDWLLKVYEVQKILGYEFNDKSLLAEAFTHPSFYDGDDERDINSVYKKISYERLEFIGDSTLNMLIVKEMYNLYPDLTPGRLTRITAANVDNEKLARVAIKYGFHHCLRYDTPHLARQIEVFCEELLDYPMHSNGLIDEPKCLADLVEATVGAVFIDSNFSLDTVWKVVSEILKPMMGHEIVEKHPMAELLEFCQKNRLKIELVKDLGNNNSTKRVDVYVEDNLTGTGIHEVKKEIAKNRAAKAALDYVNMNKSTLIAETNSTTFSFVERTNPAIESS; encoded by the exons atgaGAGTCATGGAGGAAGAACAACCAGAAGAAGGGAAGAATTcagtggaagaagaagagaacagtAAGTCAACGCCGATTTTTATGTAtaaagaagaaatagaagaaataTTAGGGTATAAGTTTGTGAACAAAACTTTATTAGAAGAAGCATTTACACATCCATCATTTTTCGATCCAAGGGTTAGTATACAACCATGTATAAACTATGAACGTCTTGAATTTGTTGGAGCTGCTGTTCTTGATCTGGTTATAGCTAAAGAGATGTTCATATTATACCCAAGATTTTCTCCTGGTAAATTAAGCAGGCTTAGAGCAGCAAATGTGGATATGGAGAGACTTGCTAGAGTTGCTATCAAGTTTGGTTTACATCGTTATATCCGGTACAAGAAGACTTTTCGCATCGATGAACAG ATTAGAGAGTTTAGTGAAGCAACAGTGGAATACCCAGTGAACTCAAATGGGCTTATCTATGTCCCAAGATTCTTAGCCCATGTTGTGGAAGCAATTTTTGGTGCTGTTTTCATCGACTGCAATTCCTCAATGGACATCACCTCCTCATTCCTCACTGTTAGAAAG ATAATTAAAGACTTGTTAGAGCCTCTGGTTAGTCCTGAAACCATAGAGGAACATCCAATGACTGAACTACAAGAGTTTTGTCAAAAGAACAAACTGAagttaaagattgtcaaggacTTGAAGATCAAAGAGAACAAAAAGGTTAGTGTGCTTGTGAATGATACTTTAATAGGGATTGGAACTCACGGGGGTAAACAAGAAATTGCACAGAATAGAGCAGCTAGATCCGCCATAGATAACCTTAGAAGCAACAATACATTTAGCTTTGTCTTTAAGCCTTTCGAAAAAAGAGTAGGATTCCTGAATCAGGAAGAGGAACctgatcttgaagaagaagaagaagaggaggatcaTGAGAATCATTTGCCCGATATTGATTGGCTGCTGAAGGTATATGAAGTACAAAAGATTTTAGGGTACGAGTTCAATGATAAAAGTTTGTTAGCAGAAGCTTTTACACATCCATCCTTTTACGATGGTGATGATGAACGCGATATAAACTCAGTGTACAAGAAAATTTCCTATGAACGTCTTGAATTTATTGGAGATTCAACACTCAATATGTTAATAGTCAAGGAGATGTACAACTTGTATCCTGACTTGACCCCTGGGCGATTAACTCGCATTACTGCTGCCAATGTTGACAATGAGAAGCTTGCTCGAGTCGCTATAAAGTATGGGTTCCATCACTGCTTACGTTATGATACTCCTCACCTCGCCAGACAG ATAGAAGTATTCTGTGAAGAATTATTGGACTACCCCATGCATTCGAATGGGCTCATTGATGAACCTAAATGCCTAGCTGATCTAGTTGAGGCTACTGTTGGAGCTGTTTTCATTGACAGCAATTTCTCCCTTGATACTGTATGGAAG GTGGTTAGTGAGATTCTGAAGCCTATGATGGGTCATGAAATCGTAGAGAAGCATCCAATGGCTGAATTGCTAGAGTTTTGTCAAAAGAACAGATTGAAGATTGAGCTTGTTAAGGACTTGGGAAATAACAACAGCACAAAAAGGGTGGATGTATATGTGGAAGACAATTTGACTGGAACTGGAATTCATGAGGTTAAGAAAGAAATTGCTAAGAACAGAGCTGCTAAAGCTGCATTAGATTATGTTAACATGAACAAAAGTACCTTAATTGCTGAGACAAATTCAACAACTTTTTCGTTTGTTGAAAGAACAAATCCAGCTATTGAATCGTCGTAG